The genomic DNA TGAAATGCTCTGGAAGAGTATTTCAATTTCCTTTATGTATTTCTTTACAGAGGTCTCCCCGGCAGGAATCGAACCCACATCTAGCCCTTAGGACGGGCCTGTTCTATCCATTGAACTACAGGGAGACCTCTGCAAAGAACATTCAACTACATGAGCCTGCCTTCTATATTACGAGCAAGCAGACAATCTGTACTTTATCACAAAAGTCCCGCTTTCGCGGGACATTTGAAATTAAAAAAACACTTTTGTTTACATCCCAAGTATCTCTTTAACCTTGTCTTCATCAAAGCCCACAATTATCTGCTCTCCAATAACAATAACCGGCACTCCCATCTGACCACTTTTTTCCACCATCTCATTTCGTTTGTCGGCATCTTCTGCAACATTATAGTCTGTATATTCAATATTGTTTTCCTTAAAGAAGGCTTTGGCAGCCTGGCAAAAATGACAAGTTGGTGTACTGTAAATGGTGACTTCTTTTGCTTCCATATTAGATATATTTAATGAGTAATGTTTGGAAAGTATATCATAAACACGCGGAATCCTGATGTAGTACTTTCCCATACAAAACCAACGCGAAATTAGTTAAGTGGTATAACGCTAGCTTCCCAAGCTAGGATCACGAGTTCGATTCTCGTATTTCGCACCAGTCTACCAAGGCCAAACTGGTCGCCACCATTCATTTTTTGTTGACCCGGTGTCACCTCCTTCGGCAGTTGGTCTATCGACAATGATTATGAGCCCCTCTCCTTCTCGCGCCACTTCA from Candidatus Niyogibacteria bacterium CG10_big_fil_rev_8_21_14_0_10_46_36 includes the following:
- a CDS encoding NrdH-redoxin; this translates as MEAKEVTIYSTPTCHFCQAAKAFFKENNIEYTDYNVAEDADKRNEMVEKSGQMGVPVIVIGEQIIVGFDEDKVKEILGM